Genomic window (Pseudomonadota bacterium):
GACCACGAGATAGGTTGCGAACTGCTGCGACGTAGGTCGATCGTGGTTGCGGAAGTTCAGGTGCTTGTTGAGCAGGAAGTGCGTGATGAACGCGATGATCTGCGAGATGGCCGCAGCCTTCCAGTAGGTGATGTCATTGTTGAGAATCGCTGCGTAGCTGCCGAAGTCGATGATGAAGACAAAGCCGCCAATGGCGATGTATCGCAGAAAAGACGGCAGGTGGGGGCGAAGTCGTTCTAGCATGGCGTGCAGGTGGGGCGGAGGAGCGCCTTTCGTTCAGACCCGGCTGTAGCGCTCGGAGAGCTGGCGCTGCTTGCTCATCTTCTCACGCAGCTTCAGCACCGAATACATGAGCGCTTCAGGCCGTGGCGGGCAGCCCGGCAGGTAGA
Coding sequences:
- a CDS encoding GtrA family protein gives rise to the protein MLERLRPHLPSFLRYIAIGGFVFIIDFGSYAAILNNDITYWKAAAISQIIAFITHFLLNKHLNFRNHDRPTSQQFATYLVVALFCLGVGIAVVQWWIWIFGASRVNAYIAKCVAVGVNIPIGFIGHKKLTFGQGLKAVVIKRQQAA